The DNA sequence GGGGGGGGGGCATTACCTGTCCTAAGGGACgtggggggggacggggacacccaAACACCTTGGtgttggggggagggggggtgtcCTGAGCCCGGGAGCGGTGAGGAAGCAGGCTGCACACCGTGGCTCTCTGCGGCCTTTATTAGAGCAGGGCCCCCTGTGCAACcggggggggctggagggggctgcCCGCCCGCGGGCACCTCGGGACCCCCAGCCCACTTTGAGGCCGCCCTGGGACTGGGCGGGGGGCGGGACGGGCACCACCTgtgccccccccagctcccctcctgctgcttggaATCACAGTTTTCCTCGAACACAGGCGCAGCGGCTGCGAGGGGCCGCGGCTGGGCGCTGCCTGCCCTCAGCCAGCCGGGGGGGGCCCTGCACCCCAgcgcggggggctcgggggggagCCAGCCCACGGGGCAGGCAGCATtcggggggctcagccccgcggGGGCCGCTACCAGAGCACCGCGCTGTCCAGGTGGGCGAAGCCGGGGTCGAGGCGCAGCTTCCAGTAGGTGTTGTTGGTGACCCACGACTCCTTGCCGTTGGCGTCCGTCAGCCGCCTGcagatggggaggggggggacccTCAGGGACCCCCACACGCACACCTCGGCCGTGGGGTTTCCCCCATTCCCCGAGTGCCCCCGGGGCCACCCCCGCTCCCCCTGCCCGCTCCCGggcccccttccccccccgtGCCCACCGGAAGAAGCGCGCCTGGTGCGTGATGTTGTTCTCCTCCATCACCCGGCGCCGGTCCCGCTGCAGCTGCTCGATCTGGCGCTTCTGCGTCTCGGCCGCTGGCACGTTGCCCTCCTCCAGGTACCTGCCGAGGCCACGCTGTGAGGATCCGCACGGCCCCGGACCCCTCCCCggacccccagccccgtgtGCCGCTCACCGCTGGTCGGGGCGCAGGCGGGTGTCGGTGGAGGGCAGGACGCGCCGCAGCTCGGGCGTGAGCTCGTTCAGCTCCAGGGCGAACTGGGTGAAGCCGTAGTTCCTCTCATGGTCGTGGGGCATGGGGtctgggtggggggggggggtgctcagcaccccgcTGGCACCCCCTGGCAAGGCACCCCCCAGGGAAAGGCACCCCCGGGCAGGGCACCCCCGGGCAGGGCACCCCCGGGCAGGGCACCCCTTGGGCAGGGCACCCC is a window from the Oxyura jamaicensis isolate SHBP4307 breed ruddy duck chromosome 27 unlocalized genomic scaffold, BPBGC_Ojam_1.0 oxy27_random_OJ71076, whole genome shotgun sequence genome containing:
- the LOC118158384 gene encoding oxysterol-binding protein-related protein 7-like, translated to MPHDHERNYGFTQFALELNELTPELRRVLPSTDTRLRPDQRYLEEGNVPAAETQKRQIEQLQRDRRRVMEENNITHQARFFRRLTDANGKESWVTNNTYWKLRLDPGFAHLDSAVLW